One genomic region from Gemmatimonadaceae bacterium encodes:
- a CDS encoding response regulator — protein sequence MILICDDDEDDRLLTRQALEEAHLSNDVRYVEDGVQLMNYLHRRAEYAGENGKAPRPGLILLDLNMPKKDGRECLREIKSDENLRDIPIVVLTTSRQDEDIANSYQLGVNSYIAKPVTFTGLVDALKVLGRYWFELVELPPLR from the coding sequence ATGATTCTCATCTGTGACGACGACGAGGACGACCGCCTGCTCACCAGGCAGGCGCTCGAAGAAGCGCATCTGTCGAACGACGTCCGCTACGTCGAGGACGGGGTGCAGTTGATGAATTACCTCCACCGCCGGGCCGAGTACGCCGGCGAGAACGGCAAGGCCCCGCGGCCGGGATTGATCCTGCTCGACCTCAACATGCCGAAGAAGGACGGCCGGGAGTGCCTCCGGGAGATCAAATCCGACGAGAACCTCCGCGACATCCCGATCGTGGTGCTCACCACTTCGCGTCAGGATGAGGACATCGCCAACAGCTACCAACTCGGCGTGAATTCCTACATCGCGAAGCCGGTCACGTTCACCGGGCTCGTGGATGCGCTCAAGGTGCTGGGCCGCTACTGGTTCGAGCTCGTCGAGTTGCCGCCGCTCCGGTAG
- a CDS encoding YMGG-like glycine zipper-containing protein has translation MAATIQDAISSRTNSVGEHVNAIVSRDVMDDGGHVVIPGGSAIVLTIAKLGPAKNSGEADGMIALDVSSLTVGGTTYEPSATVGSVPHTLKGRGVTKSAVGNVAVGTAAGAVIGQVIGKNEKSTIIGGAIGAVAGGARAATLADRDVIVTPGTPITITLTQSLKISAN, from the coding sequence GTGGCGGCGACCATCCAGGACGCCATCTCCTCACGCACCAACAGCGTGGGTGAACACGTGAATGCGATCGTCAGCCGCGACGTCATGGACGATGGCGGTCATGTGGTGATTCCCGGCGGATCGGCGATCGTGCTCACGATCGCGAAGCTGGGACCGGCCAAGAACTCGGGCGAAGCCGACGGCATGATCGCGCTCGACGTGAGTTCGTTGACCGTGGGCGGGACGACCTATGAGCCGTCGGCGACGGTCGGGTCGGTGCCCCATACCCTGAAGGGCCGCGGCGTCACCAAGAGCGCCGTGGGGAACGTGGCCGTGGGCACCGCGGCCGGGGCCGTCATCGGCCAGGTCATTGGGAAGAATGAGAAGAGCACGATAATCGGCGGGGCCATCGGCGCCGTAGCCGGCGGGGCGCGCGCCGCGACCCTGGCCGACCGCGACGTCATCGTCACGCCCGGCACGCCGATCACGATCACACTCACGCAGTCGTTGAAGATCTCCGCGAACTAG
- a CDS encoding TonB-dependent receptor, whose product MAGIIGILGAVAPRAFAQRPQATVHVLARGDGGPIAAATATGGGATARTDSSGSATLHLPAGAARITVTKLGFTPDTLHLMLRPGVDTLVVVRLQAAAQAVTPVIVTSTRADRRIEDEPLRVEVLGGDDISEKNEMRPADLSSLLDELSGVRMRTTSPSLGATNIRLEGLPGRYTLVLNDGLPLFGTQAGGFGLVEQPPLDLRQAEVIKGAASSLYGPAALGGVVDLVSRRPPDTSQVVVNGTSQGGTDLLGFDARQLAPHVGLTVLGGLHQQRAVDPDRDGWSDVTGLRRAEVRPRLFYDDSAGRSLMVTAGVLTERRAGGALPGRTVLPGRLGFDSLSTDHADVGATGTMRISSAVSLALRASANVQHRRRIVSGTLEREREGSTFGELSGTAVWSRQVLIVGAAWQGDRYTNRDVTWANRATSTPGIFVQHTYSPTAWIASTLDGRCDASSVYGTICTPRVSLLWRPLGAVSVRASVGGGWSAPSPLNDQTAAIGLTHVRQPQPLEAERARSTSLDITASRGPLQVNGTLFADAVQHPVGLRPVAGDSTGLVDLVNAAGDLRTHGAELFAVYNEEPYVVTAYYAATRSREISPATGRLREAPYVPREEAGIDAALEDDDSGAYLAAEIFYTGRQALQDDPYRALSAPYTTLGILAAQRVGRATLFVNAENLTNVRQTSFEPLMRPTVGEGGQWSVDAWGPLNGRQFNAGVRYHF is encoded by the coding sequence ATGGCGGGCATCATCGGAATTCTGGGGGCGGTCGCGCCGCGCGCGTTCGCCCAACGGCCACAAGCAACGGTGCACGTGCTCGCCCGCGGAGACGGCGGGCCGATCGCGGCGGCCACCGCCACGGGCGGTGGCGCCACGGCGCGGACGGATTCCAGCGGCAGCGCCACGCTGCACCTCCCCGCGGGCGCGGCGCGGATCACGGTGACGAAGCTCGGGTTCACGCCCGACACCCTGCACCTGATGCTCCGTCCAGGGGTCGACACGTTGGTCGTCGTCCGCCTGCAGGCTGCCGCCCAGGCCGTGACGCCGGTGATCGTCACCAGCACGCGGGCCGATCGCCGCATCGAGGACGAGCCGCTGCGGGTGGAGGTGTTGGGCGGCGACGACATCAGCGAGAAGAACGAGATGCGGCCCGCTGATCTCAGTTCGCTGCTCGACGAATTGAGCGGCGTGCGCATGCGCACCACCTCGCCCTCGCTCGGCGCCACCAACATCCGGCTCGAGGGACTCCCGGGCCGCTACACGCTCGTGCTCAACGACGGACTTCCGCTCTTCGGCACGCAGGCCGGCGGCTTCGGGTTGGTGGAACAGCCGCCGCTCGACCTGCGGCAGGCGGAGGTGATCAAGGGAGCCGCGTCGTCGCTCTATGGGCCGGCTGCGCTGGGCGGCGTGGTGGACCTGGTATCGCGCCGCCCGCCCGATACGTCGCAGGTGGTGGTGAACGGTACGTCGCAGGGCGGAACGGATCTGCTCGGCTTCGACGCGCGGCAGCTCGCGCCCCACGTGGGCCTCACGGTGCTCGGCGGGCTGCACCAGCAGCGCGCCGTGGATCCGGATCGCGATGGCTGGTCCGACGTCACGGGGCTGCGCCGCGCCGAGGTGCGCCCGCGGCTCTTCTACGATGACAGCGCCGGCCGCTCGCTCATGGTGACGGCGGGCGTCCTCACCGAGCGTCGCGCCGGCGGCGCCCTCCCCGGCCGCACGGTGCTCCCCGGCCGGCTCGGGTTCGACAGCCTTTCCACCGATCATGCCGACGTCGGCGCCACGGGGACGATGCGGATCTCCAGCGCGGTCTCGCTTGCCCTGCGCGCTTCGGCCAACGTGCAACACCGCCGCCGCATCGTGAGCGGCACGCTGGAGCGCGAGCGCGAGGGGTCCACGTTCGGCGAGCTGTCGGGGACGGCCGTGTGGAGCCGGCAGGTGCTGATCGTGGGCGCCGCGTGGCAGGGCGACCGTTACACCAACCGCGACGTGACGTGGGCCAACCGGGCGACGTCCACCCCCGGCATCTTCGTGCAGCACACGTACTCGCCCACGGCGTGGATCGCGTCCACCCTCGACGGTCGCTGCGACGCCTCGAGCGTGTACGGCACCATCTGTACGCCGCGCGTGTCGCTGTTGTGGCGTCCGCTCGGCGCGGTGAGCGTGCGGGCGTCGGTGGGCGGCGGCTGGTCGGCGCCGTCGCCGCTCAACGATCAGACCGCGGCCATCGGGCTCACGCACGTGCGCCAGCCGCAGCCCCTCGAGGCCGAGCGGGCCCGCTCGACCTCGCTCGACATCACCGCGTCACGTGGGCCGCTGCAGGTGAACGGCACGCTGTTCGCCGATGCCGTGCAGCATCCGGTGGGCCTCCGGCCCGTGGCTGGCGACAGCACCGGACTCGTGGATCTGGTGAATGCGGCCGGCGATCTGCGCACGCACGGCGCGGAGCTGTTCGCGGTCTACAATGAGGAGCCGTACGTGGTGACGGCGTACTATGCCGCCACGCGGAGCCGCGAGATCTCGCCGGCCACCGGGCGGCTGCGCGAGGCGCCGTACGTGCCGCGCGAGGAGGCGGGGATCGACGCCGCGCTCGAGGACGACGATTCGGGAGCGTACCTGGCGGCCGAGATCTTCTATACGGGCCGGCAGGCGCTGCAGGACGATCCCTATCGCGCCCTGTCGGCGCCGTATACCACGCTCGGTATTCTGGCGGCGCAGCGCGTGGGCCGCGCCACGCTGTTCGTGAACGCCGAGAACCTGACCAACGTGCGGCAGACCAGCTTCGAGCCGCTCATGCGGCCCACGGTGGGCGAGGGCGGACAGTGGTCGGTGGACGCGTGGGGGCCGCTGAACGGCCGGCAGTTCAACGCCGGCGTGCGATACCATTTCTGA
- a CDS encoding ATP-binding protein yields MGRRTEVEPMLPQGDATADVYTALGLLADIVDTVREPLLVLDAEFRVTHANRSFFRTFRVTPEDTIGQIIFSLGNGQWDIAPLHTLLHHQLPLQAQLDDFDVEHVFPGIGRKVMLLNARLISSREHLPRMILLAIEDVTERRHAEQQLGAQRRELQRSNTALRAFASVASHDLQEPLRKILAFGERLSAAAGPVLDGDARGYLDRMTDAAARMRNLITDLLAYAQVTTRAQPFVRVDLGALAREVIADLETSIAEAGGRVEVGDLPTIDADPLQMRQLLQNLLGNALKYRRPDQPLVVRVQSQPLDARQCALTVSDNGIGFDDQYAERIFGMFERLHNRKDYEGSGIGLAICRSIAEHHGGTITAISTPGQGSTFTVSLPVTQFTSADM; encoded by the coding sequence GTGGGACGCCGCACCGAGGTGGAGCCGATGCTGCCGCAAGGCGATGCGACCGCAGACGTATACACTGCCCTCGGGCTGCTCGCGGACATCGTCGACACCGTGCGCGAACCCCTGCTGGTGCTCGACGCCGAATTCCGCGTCACCCACGCCAACCGCTCGTTCTTCCGCACGTTCCGGGTGACGCCCGAAGACACCATCGGCCAGATCATCTTCTCGCTCGGCAACGGCCAGTGGGACATCGCTCCGCTCCATACCCTGTTGCACCACCAACTGCCCCTGCAGGCCCAGTTGGACGATTTCGACGTCGAGCACGTGTTCCCCGGCATCGGCCGCAAGGTGATGCTGTTGAACGCCCGCCTGATCTCGTCCAGAGAGCACCTGCCGCGGATGATCCTGCTCGCCATCGAGGACGTCACCGAGCGCCGCCACGCCGAACAACAGCTCGGCGCCCAGCGCCGGGAACTCCAGCGCTCGAACACCGCGCTCCGGGCATTCGCCTCGGTCGCGTCGCACGATCTCCAGGAGCCGCTGCGCAAGATCCTCGCGTTCGGCGAGCGGCTGAGCGCCGCGGCGGGGCCGGTGCTCGACGGCGACGCTCGCGGGTATCTGGACCGGATGACCGACGCCGCGGCGCGGATGCGGAATCTCATCACCGACCTGCTGGCCTACGCGCAGGTGACGACCAGGGCGCAGCCGTTCGTGCGCGTGGACCTTGGCGCGCTGGCGCGGGAGGTGATCGCCGATCTGGAAACGTCCATCGCCGAGGCCGGGGGACGGGTGGAGGTGGGCGACCTGCCCACCATCGACGCCGACCCCCTGCAGATGCGACAGCTGCTGCAGAACCTGCTCGGCAATGCGCTCAAGTACCGCCGGCCCGATCAGCCGCTCGTCGTGCGCGTCCAGTCGCAGCCGCTCGATGCGCGGCAGTGCGCGCTCACGGTCAGCGACAATGGCATCGGATTCGACGACCAATACGCGGAACGCATTTTCGGAATGTTCGAACGGCTCCACAACCGGAAGGATTACGAAGGTTCCGGCATCGGCCTTGCCATCTGCCGAAGCATCGCCGAGCACCACGGTGGAACGATCACCGCGATCAGCACCCCCGGGCAGGGTTCTACGTTCACGGTCTCCCTGCCCGTCACGCAATTCACATCGGCGGACATGTGA
- a CDS encoding response regulator transcription factor, giving the protein MITVAIIEDNRLVREGMTEMLNELPDVKVVLAATSLETAKLKEANPRVILLDVGLQDKNSLRLAESAKNEMADARVIVMDLLPVHEEIAQFVNAGVAGFILKDATFEDFIGTIRSVADGARVLPPRMTGTLFSQIAQAAVQRGGAVALEAVRMTQREREVIALIAVGMSNKEIAQRLNIATHTVKSHVRNVMDKLALHTRLQIAAYAHDQDD; this is encoded by the coding sequence ATGATCACCGTCGCCATCATCGAGGACAACCGCCTCGTTCGCGAAGGCATGACGGAGATGCTCAACGAGCTGCCCGACGTGAAGGTCGTGCTCGCCGCGACCAGCCTCGAGACGGCGAAGCTGAAGGAGGCGAATCCCCGGGTCATCCTGTTGGATGTGGGCTTGCAGGACAAGAACAGCCTGCGCCTGGCCGAGTCGGCAAAGAACGAGATGGCCGACGCGCGGGTGATCGTGATGGATCTGCTCCCGGTGCACGAGGAGATCGCGCAGTTCGTGAACGCCGGCGTGGCCGGGTTCATTCTCAAGGATGCCACGTTCGAGGATTTCATCGGGACCATCCGATCCGTGGCCGACGGGGCGCGCGTGTTGCCGCCCCGGATGACGGGGACCCTGTTCTCCCAGATCGCGCAGGCGGCCGTCCAGCGCGGCGGGGCCGTAGCGCTCGAAGCCGTGCGCATGACGCAGCGGGAACGCGAGGTGATCGCGCTGATCGCGGTCGGGATGAGCAACAAGGAAATCGCCCAGCGGCTGAACATCGCCACGCACACCGTGAAGAGCCACGTGCGCAACGTCATGGACAAGTTGGCGCTGCACACCCGCCTGCAGATCGCCGCCTACGCGCACGATCAGGACGACTAG
- a CDS encoding amidohydrolase family protein: protein MTYTLIRNGTLIDGTGAAAVPDGAVLLKDDRIEAVGRLDTLRRPDGALTEIDAGGGTILPGLIDAHVHATVQLEGMIKAATTPFSLNFYLTLGYLRRTLDAGITTVRDAGGADLGLKRALELGLIDGPRMQISIVPLSITGGHLDFWLPSGQELGLFAPHPGLPSGICDGVDGVRKKVREVLRAGADVIKVCATGGVLSPTDHPEFTQFSPQELDVMVQEGAYRRGVKVMAHAQGAEGIKNAVRAGIHSIEHGIYLDDEAIEMMLERGTFLVPTLLAPQAVIEQAEQAGTISEWALRKSKEVLQAHRDSIRRAHQAGVKIAMGTDAGVMPHGTNLRELGLMCDHAGMSPMEALVATTRVAAECLGWQDRVGTLAAGKLADVTVTAIDPLANIHALTPEAVVLVVQGGRVVKDTRAAA, encoded by the coding sequence ATGACCTACACGCTCATCCGCAACGGCACGCTCATCGACGGCACGGGAGCTGCCGCCGTACCCGACGGCGCCGTGCTTCTCAAGGACGACCGCATCGAAGCGGTGGGACGGCTCGACACCCTGCGGCGCCCCGACGGCGCGCTCACGGAGATCGACGCCGGCGGCGGCACCATCCTGCCCGGGCTCATCGATGCCCACGTCCATGCCACCGTGCAGTTGGAGGGGATGATCAAGGCGGCCACGACGCCCTTCTCGCTCAACTTCTATCTGACGCTGGGCTACCTGCGCCGCACGCTCGATGCCGGCATCACCACCGTGCGCGACGCCGGCGGCGCCGACCTGGGCCTCAAGCGCGCTCTGGAGTTGGGGCTGATCGACGGCCCGCGCATGCAGATCAGCATCGTCCCGCTCTCGATCACCGGCGGCCACCTGGATTTCTGGCTGCCATCGGGCCAGGAGCTGGGACTGTTCGCGCCCCACCCGGGATTGCCCAGCGGCATCTGCGACGGGGTGGATGGGGTGCGCAAGAAGGTGCGCGAGGTGCTTCGCGCCGGCGCCGACGTGATCAAGGTGTGCGCCACGGGCGGCGTGCTCAGCCCCACCGACCATCCGGAGTTCACGCAGTTCTCGCCCCAGGAACTGGACGTCATGGTGCAGGAGGGGGCGTACCGCCGCGGCGTGAAGGTGATGGCGCATGCGCAGGGCGCCGAGGGGATCAAGAACGCGGTGCGGGCCGGAATCCACTCCATCGAGCACGGCATCTATCTGGACGACGAGGCCATCGAGATGATGCTCGAGCGGGGCACCTTCCTCGTGCCCACGCTGCTGGCGCCGCAGGCGGTGATCGAGCAGGCCGAGCAGGCGGGGACGATCTCCGAGTGGGCGTTGCGCAAGTCGAAGGAGGTGCTGCAGGCGCATCGCGACAGCATCCGCCGCGCGCACCAGGCGGGCGTGAAGATCGCCATGGGAACCGACGCCGGGGTGATGCCGCACGGCACCAACCTGCGTGAACTGGGGCTCATGTGCGACCACGCAGGCATGTCGCCCATGGAGGCGCTGGTGGCGACGACGCGGGTGGCCGCGGAGTGCCTGGGCTGGCAGGACCGGGTGGGGACGCTCGCCGCCGGCAAGCTGGCCGACGTGACGGTGACGGCGATCGATCCGCTGGCCAACATCCACGCGCTCACGCCGGAGGCGGTCGTTCTGGTGGTGCAGGGCGGGCGGGTGGTGAAGGATACGCGGGCAGCCGCGTAG